In the genome of Eublepharis macularius isolate TG4126 chromosome 10, MPM_Emac_v1.0, whole genome shotgun sequence, the window taagacgaaccaactttattgtagcttaagctttcaagaaccacagctctcttcgtcagatgcatctgtagcataagctttcaagaaccacagctctcttcgtcagatgcatctgatgaagagctgtggttctcaaaagcttatgctataataaagttggttcgtcttaaaggtgctactggactctttactattttgctactacagactaacttggctaactgctctggatctggACCTTCTTCAGAATCCTGTTGCATTTTTCATCTTTGGGAACAAACACCAACATGGGGGCTAAATGCAGGGGCCACCTGAGGACAATACTCCCTGGATCAGAGACATTTGCAGTGGTGACGGAGTGCCCCTGCAGGGCATGATGGGGtagagaaccacaggtctcttcatcagatgcatcgtcagcttttgagaaccacaggtctctcaTCAGCTTTTGGAGGAGAAATGGTGAGAATGTGGGTGGGGAAGTCCAAAAATCTGCATGTTCCCGTCCACACAGTGACTTGACCTGCTTCGAGTATGATCTTTCCACAAAGGTTTGGAATAAAGCTCGAGGAAGTCTGGGAAAACCCCCAAAGGTGAACAATGTCGTGTGTGTAAGCTTAAAAGAAAATTTTGCACGTGCAGTTTGGGAGGCAAGGCAGAGCTAAACTCCTGCACGGAAGCAGCCGTGATCTCAGCTGTGGTAGTGGCCGTGGTGAATAAGTTAGCTGCCTGATCCTGTCCCCTCTCCGTACCAGATGCATCTTAAGCAAGAATCTCCTCTTGTACAGGGCTTTGCTTTTAGCACCTCCTGGACTGGCTCTCTTGCAACAAGTCACCCAGTTTGGCTTTCAAAGAGGGAAAGGCTTCTGGCTCAGCCATGAGGAAACTTGAGCCTCGAGCTAGCTGGGCAGCCCAATTGTCAGCCAAAGCATCTTGCTAAGTGGCTCCAAAAGTGCCGTGTTTTCTTTCGGCCTGCATCCCAAGGGAGGCGTCTTGCTAACTCTCAGATATCCAGGCATTGCCCTTCCTGCTCCCTGTTACGCGGTCAGCCGGCTTTAAATgcaaagcctcccccccccgcgccccccccccccggttccatTTGCAAGCTACCAAAGAGAAATATTTTAGCAGCACCTGAAATGTTTGGGGCCTGTGACTTAAAATGAGTATTGGATCAGAACAAgagcaaaacaaagaaagaagagCTGGTTAAAAATGTATAGAAGGAATGGCAAAGAACGACATTCCTTCCTCGTGTTAACACAGGCCAAGGCGTTTATTTAAATTATTACTACGCTGACCTTGTTTTTTTCATGGAGATAGATGTTGGCCTTAGAAAATCAAGGGACGGATGATGGCCTTCTGTCATATATGCCATCCGTCATACCTGCCATGTATGaattctgtgttatgtgctgatcctctgagggtATGGGTAGTTTTTTATTGATGCTGAGCCagtgggttatcttgcaagtatttacttcctctttccctgccgcgagcaagtgtccttgaaggccggctgcAGCCGGCTCGGGATGTATCCTTcctgggaactgagatgatttcattctttgctctgtctagcctaaacctatttTCTCCCCTCTTACTGCCCTGCCTCCTCCGCACCAGAACTTTAATGGTCTCTGTCCTGAAGGCGGgaatgttccctataactaacgctaccaaccccatttacatcacttctgccaatcccgttgtctgagcaccttgatggatctctaataaagctacttcaaccagtacacctgtgtgattgctgtggagaactgagGGGATCTACCTGCCGGGGACGGACAACTTCTATGGGCAGTTCAGTTGCTGTAACTCTGGGAATATTTAAAATGACAAGGTGAAGAAATATTCCACCAAGAGGGGAGATCCTGGATATCAGAGAATATGACCTTCAAACCCTCTAGCAGTACAGATCTCCTGACTGGATGCAGGCCTTCAAGTCAGCACATCCAACCCAGCTCCTATCCACTGTGTGCTAGCACACTGCCTACAAACAGTATCCCAGTTTTGCTGATCGAAGGACCACCTTCCTTCACTTCTGCTCTTTGTCTCATAAGTGACCTGATAAGCAttgatccggaggagttagccgtgtcagtctgtagttgcaaaatagtaaagagtccagttgctctctcatctgacgaagagagctgtggttctcaaaagctgacgatgcatctgatgaagagagctgtggttctcaaaagctgatgatgcatctgattaagagacctgtggttctcaaaagctgacagtgcatctgacgaagagacctgtggttctcaaaagcttatgctacaacaaagtgggttagtcttaaaggtgctactggactttactatttttcaactacagactaacacggctaacccctctgaaATAATTCTGGCTCACAAAGCCTGTGCACCTTGACTGAGGACCTATCCAGGTGCAAAAGttaaatctttctctttctgcaaTGGAAAAATCAGGGGGGGTGTCCTactatttccccccctctctgAGAAAGTTCTTGGAGAAGATTCCAGTGCTGTTTTTCATCCTGGGAGTTCTGTGTTGTATCTGTACTGAATGGTCCAGTAGAGTGAGCCTTATACATGAACATTTGAATCTGAGACCGATcgtcagtccatcaaggtcagtattgcctgctcaggttggcagcagctctccagggcctcaggcagaggttgtccacatcacctcctgcctggtccttctaactggagataaCGGGGACTGAACCGTGATGCGCAGGATGGAGTAGCACATCTATCTCTGGGCCACAGGTCCTCTCCTAAATGCATGCTCAACTAGCCCCACCTCTTCCTTCCTGCATATCCTTCATCCCACAAGCCAGGGCTTCTTTCTTGGCCTGCATTTTTCAGTGGCTGGATATTTCCCAGAGGGACAAGTGTGATGAAggtgaagaaaaagaagaaaacagaagtcTCGTGGCACCGTAAAGAACAACAGcctttattccagcatgaacatttgcaagtcagagttgacttcttCACgctcgtctttaaggtgcccggGGACTTCTGTCTTATTTTGCTCTGACAGAGGAGCCCAGGGCTACCCTTCTGCAGTCACCCACGAAAATGAATGCCTGAGCTCAGGCAGTCTCACACTTGGTGAGTCTACACATCAAACGTGACTAGGGGAGGCCAGACAGCAAGGAAGTTCAATCATTGGCAGGCCCTTGACCCACAACGCTGAGTTACGTggtgagtagagttgccaacctccaggtagagactggagttctcccagaattacagctgctcttcagactacaaggatcagttccgctggaggaaatggcagctttggagggtggggcggcattatactctactgaggccccttccctctccaaacacaACCGTCCCTAGactctaccctcaaatctccaggaacttcccaacccaatGTTGGCAACACTCGTGGCAAAGAACCCTttcattgtattgtattgtattgtattgtaatatATGCCCACCATGAATTTTTTTGACAAGTGTCAGGTTTCGTGTTCACAATCAAAATGTGTTGAAGTCAAGAGTGGATTGgacatttaacttacagggaaatttacTGGTGGGCCACCCTCCCTCTACATTCATGAATCTTCCACGTCAAGTCTGGTTGGTCCCTTAGATTGTAGCTGAGGGCTTCCCCATGAAAAAACTAAATCCTGGCATGCAGAAAACGATGTCATGGAGAACGCTAGGCTGGAATCCTTCTCCCTGACATGCTTGCTTTCTAAGTGCAAGGATTTTTGGTATGGAGTAGAATCCTCCTCAGCAGTCTGGAATGGTACTGGCTGCACACAGGTTGGCCAGCTTACAGGCAGTCTGACCAGGGGAGGAGGACATcagagtgaagggaagaagggatttGCAGTTATTTGCACATGATCCGTGGCACCTGAAGGCAACTCTCCTTCTCAACCAGGTGTTCCAAATCGTGCCACAACTTTCCATAAACCCTGCTCAACAGGCCTTCATCCTCTTCCTATGGGGTATGGTTGAGAGTGGATCCCTTGCCAGTGGAGAATAAGCCCAATGAGGGGGGCAAAAGGCCAAGAAGAGCTGCTTGCCTCTTGGTGAAGACCTGGGGCTAGAATGTCTAAAGCCTGCATGGAAATCTCCTCCTGAGCCCTGGGACCACTGTTGGATGGTGGTCCCAGCAcaacaggggaagcccagcacaACAGACGGCTGGGTGCAGCCATGACGCTGTGCTATTCCTGAGAGAGGTGTGCATGTGAAGAGGTCCCCCAAGACACCAGAGCAGACCGGCTTTCTCTGTAATTGTCAGTTTAATTTCCGTGAAAggaacacactcacacacacacgcacacacacgcacacgtcACATTGACATTTGGTAAACAGTCTTTGAGATTCCACTTGCAAAATAGAAGTCCCAGGTAGGAAATTCAGTGTGGGGGGAGGACAGGAAGTGGGAGGGGGGCGTGGGTCAGGGCCTTCCTTTGTTTTTCTCCACTGTGATGAttatttataattattatttaaGAACTTGGCTTCTTGCTGGGTATTGTATTGTCTTTCCTCTCCAGCCGCATGTAAGGCTCAAAGGCAGAGGTCCCCAGTCCGTAACCACTAGGTAATTCGTGCAGGCTCCCCAGCAGTGGGCTGCTGAAAGAAAGCGGGGCGGTCGGGAGCTGTGGGGAAGCTGAGGATGCCAAGGAGGGGACTTGCAAGCTGAAGGCCCCCGGCCCAGGAGGGCTTCCCCCGCTGCTGAGTCCGGGCGAGGTGTTTCCTGATGTCCCCATGGAGGATCCGTTACCAGAAGAAGAGATGATGGGGTTGGAAGTTGGGGAGAGCAACGTTGGAGGGGCTGGGACAGATAAGAGCCGCCCCTGTTCCAGAAGTCGCAGGATGTTGCAAGTCGCAAAAGACTCGGAGGTGGAAGTGGTGCGTTTCTCAGAGTCCCTGCTCTGATCCTTTTTCTGCTTGGTGCGGCGATTCTGGAACCAGACCTTGACCTGGGGTGGggatggagagaagagagaagagatgGTTACCACTACAAGTCACCGTGCTGGGGTCTAGGCATCCCAGCGGAGGCAGAAAGGGCAGAAAGACAGACTCATATCTCTAAGctttggttcacacatgcagggaaATAGggtcgccatgttagtctgtctgtagcagtagaaaagagcaagagtccagtagcacttagaagaccagagatgggcacgaaccgaaatgcgaaccaaaattaagcacgaaccaagctggttcgtggctcgcgaaccacggttcatcagatcccatttctgacgaaccgtcacgaactttaggctgatccgtttggttcattttcttggttcgttactgcagacagcctgatgccaatcaatcaatttcctaggcaacaggggatgaacttcctgcagaccttctgctgacccagaagtgatgattttctgacctggatgtgatgttttcatgaaccaaacaaaccggtttgtgaaccaggggcaggttcgtgaaagtttgtggttcgtgaaatttgatgaaccatgaaccacatggtttgggttttttccagttcgtgcccatctctatagaaGACtcccaaaatttgtggtagggtatgagctttcatgagtcatagctcacttggtcagacacagctagaatgtgagtccatttgtccttatatcttggagagtggagtgatttcagatgccgaatgacaataccaggtaaatgacaaaagccggtgaatgacaatagcaggcgtgattggattggatggggtatgcagaagggtggtgggtgtggagaaatcagcattcaTGGTGAGAAagaaagcctaggtctcgattcagtccaggaggATGCATTGTCTTGCACTGCATCACCAAGTTGCAATACAGCAGTCTCTCTGAAGAaatgagttgtgactcatgaaagctcataccctaccataaatgttgtgtcttatggtgctactggactcttgcttttttcacaTGCAGGGAAAGGTGGCGGCAGAGACCACAGGACGGACCCATTTTGGAATGTGAAAAATTCCCTGCAGATAGGAAACCAGCACTGCAAGCAGCTTTTTAATGTGAAGGAGCATTCAGCAGGACTCGGATCCGCCACCTGTAATCCGGAGGGCACTATCCATTTTACCACCACCAGGCTCTGCTACTTGGTCCTCCTACATGTGTGAATCAATTGTTAGTTTGTTTTCAGATGAAACAGGGATTAGACCTGGCCTTGCAATCTGCCTTTAACATGCAGGAGAAAAATTGACTGCTCCGATTGTTTGGTACAGAGGGAGGCTGGGCTGATTCGTTCCATCTTGCATCGTCTACGTAGAAAAATGCGCCTCTGCTTCCATTCTTTAAACGTGGAAAGCAAGAGCCTTACTCATGTTCTCTGCAGGGTTTAGGGCATTTCTAATCTGGAGCAAGAGATCTGAAGCACGGATACTTGCTTAAGGATGTACGAATGACCTTGCAGAGCCCGCCAAGAGCCCATCTCCTTGGCAGGAatctcccaccaccagcaggcccggaaggactgtctccttccattagggttgccaactctgggctgggaaattcctggacatttgggggtagagcctggggagggacatgatgccattggccaccctccaaagtagccattttctcctggggaactgattgcTACagcctagagatcagctgtaattaggCTCGGTAGGTGCCTGTTGGTGGCGGGCAAACACCCAGTGGTTTGCCCCTATGCCAGCTAATCACTGGCAAttggagggaggaggcaggataCCCAGTGATCTGCTGCTACCGGTTGGCAGCCTGGGCAAATGCTCTCCCTCACCCTGTgccatatatgcctcctgcatatctgccatgaatgtgaaggggttctgcctctggcttctgagagtgtgcgaagttctttattgctccatgccagtgggCTGTCTTACAAATGtaacaaatgtttactttctcgctctgtggagccagtgtccttgacagccagccgaagctggctcGTGGTGTGCTTCTCCTGAGAACCTAAgatcatctttctcactgcctgctctaaaacaatgtctcaatACAACCCCCCCTCCCTTAACAGTCCTCTTTCCCTTGGCCAAGGGAAGACTTACGGATCAAGCTTTGGCTATCCCCTGGTGTAGAGCGTTGGGCATGTGTAGGCGAGGCATGGATTCCAAATCCTGATAAAGTATTAACATtcaagtcactctctctcagcctaacctaccccacagggtaaTCCCatgtatgctccgaatctttaatCCCGTCTAATCTAATTCCATGTATGCTAATCCCATCTCCAATCCCACCCATGTTCCTTCTTGGAAAGAGTCAAAGGAATACATAACATATATTATTGCCTGCTCTCCTTTTCTGAGAATTGTTAGTCAACCTAAACCTTTGAGGCCAAGCCATACTATACATCTACCAATGATCCCTTAAACCCATGAATAATGGACTGAAATACCCTTGGCTATACCCAAAAGGGATGTGTGCAACATGCCCTGAGAACACACTACATAACTGGATAAGCCCCAAGACATGTGAAGAGTGCATTTCATCTTGGGCAGTGCAGACAGTGTGAGTAACTAGAAACCAAGGTTAATAATTAGGGCAGTGCTTCCCAACCAGGGTTTCATGGAACCCTGGGGTTTCTCAGGACATTGTCAGGGGTTCTGCaagaaattgtggaataaataaataaaatgtttgaaaTACCACAAAAAATTCCGAATATCCAAATTGGGTCAACCATTCAACATTTCtcaaaaataaacaaacccagATATCACACTGAGAGTAAACCTTGTATTGACTTTGCACGTGGACTTTATCTTGGTGTTGAAGTGAACTTTATTTTGAAATGATATTTtgatattttggggggggggaaagatcagataatacaaaagaaagaaagaaaaatgattcACTTTTTTTATTACTCTGTAAGTGTAaaagaatttgttttgttttcttgtacTCAAGAATTAACCTTGAATTCGCAGTCTCTCAGGAAGATAGCCCAAACTCCTGTGTGGCTCCAAATAGTtagcattttaatttaatttaatttattggatttatactctgccctccccacattagcgggctcagggcggatatattacagagagagtttactgtcCTGTCCATCACGCCTGTTTTGGTGCcgtgtctcctgaagaatttgattctgaagaattatttgtattagctttgtataacaattttatcttttatcctgtaaacaattagctttgaaagtatataattCTCTGCTACGGCTGATCTTTATGCTTATGTCCTAACAAGGCatagcatctgggttttattcaTGAAATAAAGCTCGTATTTATTCACTGATCACAGTTTGGTGTCTTAATTAATGGAGGGTGACGGCTGttgggaaaataaaattaaagcagagtccttttttaaaaaaaaatccgtaACAGTAAGCTCTTTACAAATACATTGTGACAGTAATTGAACTGCGCTCCCTGACATCCagtttttctggcctgtaaatgtttcagatcctcaggatttgaaaaaaattaatttggggCTCCGTTGAAAAAAGGTTGGGGAACACAAGAGTAGGAAAACAGGGTGCCGCTTCTGGAAGCCCAGACCAGGCCCCTTGCGCTTTAGTAAACTGAGCACTGCCCTCTACTGGCAGGCACTTGGTGCCTTGGTGTCTGGGGTATTTCTTTTTCtgtcattcttttaaaaagtggcagcCTGCCGTCAGTAACATTGTCAAAACAGGCtacaataaaaagttaaaaacacaCCATGCAATAATATACAAAAAGGCAATAGTCGTCAGGGCAATACCAGGAATAAAAGCCTTCAGAGCTGAAAGCGAACAAATTGAAACGGAACCCAGACAAGGTGGAAGTGaggctggttggaaaagcagagatcttgaaggacatggggATTCTGATCTTTGAGGGGTTTCCGTTGACCccggctgactcagttaagagcttagagGTTATttaatccagcactgctgctagagaagcaagaaaATGCACCTacaaaaaaggccctctctcaactcatactagcctggaagatggcccttgaccagggctttttttcagcaggaacgcagtggaacggagttccagcacctcttgaaaatggtcacatggccggtggccccgccccctgatttccagacagaggggagtatagattgccctccacacgagatcagggggtggggccattggccatgtgaccacttttgccgagggcgatttaaactttataaaactccccccttgttccagctgacccaaagtgcggtcctgagttccaccactgagttccaccacctcttttcccagaaaaaaagccctgccctcaacCTTGATGTGGCAGATCTGGCCAACTGGATTcgtgccacagtaacatcaagactagactactgggATGATCTCcacgtaggtctcccctcaaagctgactcagaggctccagctggtacagaaaaCTGCAACTTatttactctcaggaactagacagaacgtgcatatcactcccattttgcaaaataataaaaagtccagtagcaccttcaagactaaccaactttattgtagcataagctttcgagaaccacagctctcttcgtcagatgcatctgatgaagagagctacaggtgcatctgacgaagggagctgtggttctcgaaagcttatgctacagatgcatctgatgaagagagctgtggttctctaaagcttatgctacaataaatttggttagtcttaaaggtgctactggactctttactattttgcaactacagactaacatggctacctcctctTGAtctactcccattttgcagtcactccatgaaTTAAGCCCATCAGATACTGGGcttaattcaaggtcatgactatcacattcaaagctcttcatagtcttggcccttcatatctgtgCCGCCGCCTCTCCCCTTACATtctgccacggcagcttcactcgtatggacagggccttctgcagataccgccctgccgttgggctaaatcaacagctgccctcacatgggctttctctgtggtggccccctccttatggaatgacctgcctgaggaagtcaggaaaggtcccactcctctggctttccacaagcaatgcaaaactgaattattcagcagggctttctACCTAGATTAttggactgtgtcataagaaaaagctcagagggatgctttggtGGGAAAAGGGACTGTATGTTATGCTATTGGGTACTACTGTGTGCTGATGCAGCTATGTGCCACTAGGGAGTTTCCCTGTTACTTAACAAGCCATGTAAATTGCTTATGcactgtttcagaaagatttcatctttctGTTCgactttatgcttcttttcagattatctgctactgtaccctattgcatctgtttcactgaatgtcctaactgtgttCATTGTTGTacttgttcagtgaatgtcctacctCTTGGTTGCAATGCACTTCAGTTGCActgggtaatctgccttggatcgtggggagaaaggcagacaataaataaataaaatttaaaaataaaagcaggaaTAAACCAGAAGTAGATAATAATAACCCCAAATCCTGATGCCACAGGATTCAAATAATTCAGGAGTCAAACAGCTCCTCCTCTGCTCAATTGAAAACTGATCAGAAGGGGGATTTctaaagcaacaacaacattcaatttatatcccgcccgTCTGGACAATttggtgcccactcagagcagtttacaaagtgtattattattaaccccacaacaatcaccttgtgaggtggatggggctgagagagctctgagagagctgtgactgacccaaggtcacccagctggcttcaagtggaggagtagggaatcaaacccggctctccagattggagtttcgtcgctcttaaccactacaccaagagaGACATCCAAGGCCAAAGACTCATTCTAGGGGAGGAAGTTCAGAAGTCTTGGTGGCACCATGAAGAAAGTCTCATCACACCTGCCCACCTCCCAAAGTGCTGTAGGTGGTAGAACAGAGTCAAAACTATCACAAGGTATATCTAAATAaactttatataaagtgcaagtgcaaaaatTGCTCAATTTCATCAATGAATCACAAAAAAATGCATTTACATCCTTTATGAGCAATGAACATCCAGAACAATTATATCCAAAATGGTGGGAGTAACATACAAAGATGCTATAAAGACAATACATTTGTTCAGGTGCACTAAGGCACGCAAAACAAATTAATAGTTACAGAGTGAATAGTCAGAAAGCTGTAAAGTTGCTTGAAGAACAACCAAGATGCAGAACGCCACGCCTACGGGGTTTGCCGGCATATgttatccccagggctttttttctgggaaaagaggtggcggaactcagtggtggaacttagaaccgcacaatgacgtcactttgggttagctggaacaaggggggagttttttaaagtttaaatcgccctcggtgaaaatggtcacatgaccagtggcctcgccccgatctccagacagaggggggattagattgccgtccgcgccactggtgcagagggcaatctaaactcccctctgtctggagatcagggggcggggccactggccatgtgaccattttcaagaggtgccagaactccgttccactgcattctggctgaaaaaaagccctggttatcccATTCCGTTTCATGCtatcacttcttcacaggcattTCTTTCAAACAGCAATTGCTTTAGTCAATATCACACCCCCATGTTGGTATTTCTAGGTCGGTCTGACGCTGCTAGGTGAggcctggacatctcccagaattaccagctgatctccagaataaagagaccagtttccctggaggaaatggctcctGTGGAAGGTGGGTTCTATGGCTGTGTACCATGCTGAGGCCCctccatccctaaatctccagaaatctcccagctagaagttggcaactgtagtttATATTGCTGAAGGAAATCTCACTAGGGTTAGGACTTGAATGGTCCCTAAATAGGATTTGTagggtgtagtagttagagtgtcacattaggatgtgggagaccgaGAGTCGAAACcttgctctgccacagaagcttgctgggtgaccttgggccaatcacacactctcagtataacccacctcacagggttgatgtgaggaaacaatggagaagggaagaatgttgtAAGTCACTGTAGGTAAGtcacattgggaagaaaagtggcgtacaaatgaatgaatgaatgaatgaatgaaatcactCCATTCTCAAAGATATAAGGAccgatggactcacattctggttgtatctgaaaaagtgagctgtgactcacgaaagctcataccctaccacaaatgttgtgagTAATATAGGtggtattggactcttgctcttttcgaaTGAACCAATGAACcaatgaatgaacgaacaaatgaacgaacgaacgaacaaacgaacgagcgagcgagcgagcgaacgaacgaacgaacgaacgagcgaatgaatgaatgaatggatggatggatggatggatggatggatggatggatggatggatgaatgaatgGGAGTGGAAATAGGAAAGTGGCTTGCCTCTGCCAAAAATCTGGAGTTGCATTCTCACTCAGTGGTGGTTTCCATgaccttttcaaaggcagcctcacatAAAGCTCCTTGGAACCGTCCATTCTGGATGCCTGTCTGGCATGGGGAGGTCTATTACCACCAGGAGTGGCTGCAGTTGATACAGCCACTTAAGCTAGTAAAAGGCCTTGGGATGGT includes:
- the VAX2 gene encoding ventral anterior homeobox 2 → MSDGGSEAGRRALLLGDSGAPLERAREKESAKLRAGPAGGAGLKELPAGTSASSPGSSKECAPETDSQAAGGEADYCRRILVRDAKGTIREIVLPKGLDLDRPKRTRTSFTAEQLYRLELEFQRCQYVVGRERTELARQLNLSETQVKVWFQNRRTKQKKDQSRDSEKRTTSTSESFATCNILRLLEQGRLLSVPAPPTLLSPTSNPIISSSGNGSSMGTSGNTSPGLSSGGSPPGPGAFSLQVPSLASSASPQLPTAPLSFSSPLLGSLHELPSGYGLGTSAFEPYMRLERKDNTIPSKKPSS